A single genomic interval of Luteolibacter arcticus harbors:
- the rpsP gene encoding 30S ribosomal protein S16, protein MAVALRLNRQGTKDRPYYKIVAVDSRKRRDGRYIEQVGTYDPLKEGVNFTIDLEKADKWIGVGAQVSETVNSIVRKARTAAAKVEA, encoded by the coding sequence ATGGCCGTCGCACTCCGCCTCAACCGCCAGGGAACCAAGGACCGTCCCTACTACAAGATCGTTGCCGTCGACAGCCGTAAGCGCCGCGATGGTCGCTACATTGAGCAAGTCGGCACCTACGACCCGCTCAAGGAAGGTGTGAACTTCACCATCGACCTCGAAAAGGCTGACAAGTGGATCGGCGTTGGCGCCCAGGTCTCCGAGACCGTCAACAGCATCGTCCGCAAGGCCCGCACCGCCGCGGCGAAGGTCGAGGCTTAG
- a CDS encoding FtsW/RodA/SpoVE family cell cycle protein: MTVIVGGLAMTPLLRKLLGLNWPLILTMYGLLVFGVFTIESAARHLPQGGAWYADKQRDWIVIGSVAYFAAALIDYKWIKWMALPLYGGSLALCAALFGKDRSEVHQVDSGILKFQPAPLALMAGIILLAWLLQDLPRLGKRIPKIGWLLEEPIVKVGLIGVLTGVPFLLVVGMGDMGSALVWIPFAAICLLVSGVPFRYLSCMAFLAAAILPIAYFVVLPAVSDTGTQRIQLFLDISQGKPVDISGEAWAAHNIAVAIGKSGWAGTGWNASATEGSLHDKKFVPWKTAHNDFVFPVIAEEQGFRGSLLLLTAYALLLVLCLFIGAYARDPMGRIIVGGVVAVFFAHIFEGIGMCIQLMPITGIPLPLVSYSGTFAVICMTLLGLVQSVWIHRDVDRLRAEEEEAAAALKTISTR; encoded by the coding sequence GTGACCGTTATCGTCGGCGGCCTCGCGATGACGCCGCTGCTCCGCAAACTGCTTGGCTTGAACTGGCCGCTCATCCTGACGATGTACGGGCTGCTGGTGTTCGGCGTTTTCACCATCGAAAGCGCGGCACGCCACCTGCCGCAGGGCGGAGCGTGGTACGCGGACAAGCAGCGGGACTGGATCGTGATCGGTTCGGTGGCCTACTTCGCGGCGGCGCTGATCGACTACAAGTGGATCAAATGGATGGCCCTTCCGCTTTATGGCGGGTCGCTGGCGCTGTGCGCCGCCTTGTTCGGGAAAGACCGCAGTGAGGTGCACCAGGTCGACAGCGGCATTCTCAAGTTCCAGCCCGCGCCGCTGGCCCTGATGGCGGGGATCATCCTGCTGGCGTGGCTGCTCCAAGACCTGCCGCGGCTCGGCAAGCGGATCCCGAAGATCGGCTGGCTGCTTGAAGAGCCGATCGTGAAAGTGGGCCTCATCGGCGTGCTCACCGGGGTGCCCTTCTTGCTGGTGGTGGGCATGGGCGATATGGGCTCCGCGCTGGTGTGGATCCCGTTTGCGGCGATCTGCCTGCTGGTGAGCGGCGTGCCCTTTCGCTACCTGAGCTGCATGGCGTTTCTCGCCGCAGCCATCCTTCCGATCGCCTACTTCGTGGTGCTGCCGGCCGTTTCGGACACCGGCACCCAGCGGATCCAGCTCTTCCTGGACATTTCCCAAGGCAAGCCAGTCGACATTAGCGGCGAGGCTTGGGCCGCCCATAACATCGCTGTGGCGATTGGGAAGTCCGGCTGGGCGGGGACGGGATGGAATGCCAGTGCCACCGAGGGTTCCCTGCATGACAAGAAATTCGTGCCTTGGAAAACGGCGCACAACGACTTCGTATTCCCGGTGATCGCGGAGGAGCAAGGCTTCCGTGGCAGTCTGCTGCTGCTCACGGCGTATGCCCTCCTGCTCGTACTATGCCTGTTTATCGGTGCCTACGCCCGGGATCCGATGGGCCGGATCATCGTCGGCGGGGTGGTGGCGGTGTTCTTCGCGCACATCTTCGAGGGCATCGGCATGTGCATCCAGTTGATGCCCATTACCGGCATCCCGTTGCCGTTGGTCAGCTATTCCGGCACCTTTGCGGTGATCTGCATGACCCTGCTCGGGCTGGTGCAGAGCGTCTGGATCCACCGCGACGTGGACCGGCTGAGGGCCGAGGAGGAGGAAGCCGCCGCGGCGCTCAAAACGATTTCCACGCGTTGA
- the moeB gene encoding molybdopterin-synthase adenylyltransferase MoeB, whose protein sequence is MPELTPEERQRYARHLSIPNVGEAGQLKLKASSVLMIGTGGLGSPAALYLAAAGVGRVGLIDPDTVDRSNLQRQILHGESWVGKPKLESAADRLREINPHVELDLHPVRFTPDNALDLVSRYDLVLDGCDNFPTRFLSNDACFLLKKPCVYGSIFRFEGQVTVFAPHLGGPCYRCMLPTMPPPGSAPSCEEAGVLGVLPGVIGSLQAMEVIKLLLGIGEPPLGKLTCYDALNTSFRSLRLRRDPACRLCGDAPFISSVKNDETTASDSCSIPGMPTITVEELMARLAAGETPYILDVRQPEEEAEGTIPGAVLIPLATLPERLGELPADREILVHCRSGARSARAVTFLHEAGFPQAVNVEGGINAWKSF, encoded by the coding sequence ATGCCCGAACTGACCCCGGAAGAACGCCAGCGCTACGCCCGCCACCTTTCGATCCCGAATGTGGGCGAAGCCGGCCAGCTCAAGCTCAAGGCCTCCTCGGTCCTCATGATCGGCACCGGCGGTCTCGGCTCGCCTGCCGCACTCTACCTCGCTGCCGCGGGCGTCGGTCGCGTCGGGCTTATCGATCCCGACACGGTGGACCGCTCGAATCTCCAGCGCCAGATCCTCCATGGCGAATCGTGGGTCGGCAAACCAAAGCTGGAGAGCGCGGCGGACCGGCTGAGGGAAATCAATCCACACGTCGAACTCGACCTCCACCCGGTCCGCTTCACGCCGGACAACGCGCTCGACCTCGTCTCGCGCTACGACCTGGTGCTCGATGGCTGCGACAACTTCCCCACCCGCTTCCTCTCGAATGACGCCTGCTTTCTCCTCAAGAAGCCCTGCGTCTATGGCTCGATCTTCCGCTTCGAGGGCCAAGTGACCGTCTTCGCCCCGCACCTTGGCGGTCCGTGCTACCGCTGCATGCTGCCGACGATGCCGCCCCCGGGCTCCGCGCCCTCGTGCGAGGAAGCTGGCGTGCTCGGCGTGTTGCCCGGGGTGATCGGCTCGCTCCAGGCCATGGAAGTGATCAAGCTGCTGCTCGGCATCGGCGAGCCGCCGCTCGGCAAGCTGACCTGCTACGATGCGCTGAATACCAGCTTCCGCAGCCTGCGCCTGCGCCGCGACCCGGCCTGTCGCCTGTGCGGCGACGCGCCTTTCATTTCCTCAGTCAAAAACGACGAAACCACCGCCTCCGATTCCTGCTCCATTCCCGGCATGCCCACCATCACCGTCGAAGAACTCATGGCCCGCCTCGCGGCGGGTGAAACACCCTACATCCTCGACGTCCGCCAGCCGGAGGAAGAGGCGGAAGGCACCATTCCGGGTGCGGTCCTGATCCCGCTGGCAACCCTGCCGGAGCGGCTCGGCGAACTACCGGCCGACCGGGAAATCCTGGTCCACTGCCGGTCCGGCGCGCGTTCGGCACGGGCGGTGACTTTCCTCCACGAGGCCGGATTCCCTCAGGCCGTGAACGTGGAAGGCGGGATCAACGCGTGGAAATCGTTTTGA
- a CDS encoding thioredoxin family protein: MAEVRSTFSLRPGDAAPPFQLPAPDETLHDLNEIRGIEGLLVVFACNHCPYVIHLAAQLGSLASEIESEGVNTVAISSNDIEKYPQDAPEHMATFAAQHGWDFPYLFDENQEVAKAYGAACTPDFFLFDRELRLFYAGQFDDSRPKSGQPATGDDLRAAVKSMLAGEEAPERPFPSSGCNIKWKAGSEPPYFA; the protein is encoded by the coding sequence ATGGCTGAAGTCCGCTCCACCTTTTCCCTCCGTCCCGGCGATGCCGCCCCGCCGTTCCAATTGCCGGCACCGGACGAAACGCTGCATGACCTCAACGAGATCCGCGGCATCGAAGGCTTGCTCGTCGTTTTCGCCTGCAATCACTGCCCCTACGTCATTCACCTGGCCGCACAGCTCGGCAGCCTGGCCTCGGAAATCGAGTCCGAGGGCGTGAACACGGTCGCGATCTCGTCCAACGACATCGAGAAATACCCGCAGGACGCGCCGGAGCACATGGCAACCTTTGCCGCGCAGCACGGGTGGGATTTTCCCTACCTCTTCGACGAGAACCAGGAAGTCGCCAAGGCCTACGGGGCCGCCTGCACGCCGGATTTCTTCCTCTTCGATCGCGAGCTTCGGCTCTTCTACGCCGGTCAATTCGACGACTCCCGGCCGAAGTCCGGCCAGCCCGCGACCGGGGATGATCTCCGCGCGGCGGTGAAGTCGATGCTTGCCGGTGAGGAGGCTCCCGAGCGGCCATTCCCTAGCAGCGGCTGCAATATCAAATGGAAGGCTGGCAGCGAACCACCCTATTTTGCCTGA
- a CDS encoding sodium:solute symporter family protein: MALSLFLNPAVLGSITLTGLDWAIIIGSILVCFVPALFYGKKSSESTSEFFASGQSVPWWLAGLSMVATTFSSDTPNWVTEQVRKFGVAGNWQWWAFVLTGVSTVFFFARLWRRSGVMTDLEFYELRYSGKAASVVRGFRAVYLGLFFNCFIMGMVTLAACKIASILFGMPSWQTIVICGVLNVVFAAHSGLWGVLIIDMVQFFIKMTAVFAAAYFSLKEVAKRTGVGETAFAGLQKLVETLGTQQVKVPAGSHDPVMSTIDGTGQPILDILPNFDMWQLSLMIFIVPIAIGWWANWYPGAEPGGGSYIAQRMLASKSEKDSLGGTLFFNIAHYVLRPWPWIITALCSIIVYPDLASIKEAFPTADPKLIGHDSAFPAMLKFLPVGFMGLMVGGLIAANSSTILTHLNWGASYLVHDFYRRFINTTATERHYVNAGRFCTLLLYVVAALLSTILTSAQEAFEILISIGAGTGLLYMLRWFWWRINAWCEIIAMVSSFLISVTFFVIKKLHAAGTIDLQVPFAQTVIISVAFTTICWVLAAYFCPQTDRQTLFSFFKKVQPAGPGWDAIRREAGMPASAVKESGDHMGLATVGWVSGCAVIWSSLFAIGKFLYGQMTMAWILTGVFVVSGFVLLQVIRRLWR, translated from the coding sequence ATGGCGCTCTCCCTTTTCTTGAACCCGGCCGTCCTTGGCTCGATCACCCTCACGGGGCTCGACTGGGCGATCATCATCGGCTCGATCCTGGTCTGTTTCGTCCCGGCGCTGTTCTACGGGAAAAAATCGAGTGAGAGCACCTCCGAGTTCTTCGCCTCCGGCCAATCGGTGCCGTGGTGGCTGGCCGGCCTGTCGATGGTAGCGACGACGTTCTCGTCTGACACCCCGAACTGGGTGACCGAACAGGTCCGCAAGTTCGGCGTCGCTGGTAATTGGCAGTGGTGGGCCTTCGTGCTGACCGGTGTCTCGACCGTTTTCTTCTTCGCCCGCCTCTGGCGCCGCTCCGGGGTAATGACCGACCTCGAGTTCTACGAGCTCCGCTATTCCGGCAAAGCCGCTTCGGTGGTCCGCGGCTTCCGCGCCGTCTATCTCGGCCTGTTCTTCAACTGCTTCATCATGGGCATGGTGACGCTGGCCGCGTGCAAGATCGCCAGCATCCTTTTCGGCATGCCATCATGGCAGACCATCGTGATCTGCGGCGTGCTCAACGTGGTCTTCGCAGCCCACTCCGGCTTGTGGGGCGTGCTGATCATCGACATGGTGCAGTTCTTCATCAAGATGACCGCTGTCTTCGCCGCGGCCTACTTCTCGCTGAAGGAAGTGGCCAAGCGGACGGGCGTGGGTGAGACCGCCTTCGCAGGCTTGCAGAAGCTGGTCGAGACCCTCGGCACCCAGCAGGTGAAGGTGCCGGCTGGCTCGCACGATCCTGTGATGAGCACCATCGACGGGACCGGCCAGCCAATCCTGGACATCCTGCCGAACTTCGACATGTGGCAGCTCTCGCTGATGATCTTCATCGTGCCGATCGCCATCGGCTGGTGGGCGAACTGGTATCCGGGCGCGGAGCCTGGCGGCGGCAGCTACATCGCCCAGCGCATGCTTGCCTCGAAGTCGGAGAAGGACTCGCTTGGCGGCACGCTTTTCTTCAACATCGCCCACTACGTACTTCGCCCATGGCCGTGGATCATCACGGCGCTCTGCTCGATCATCGTCTATCCGGACCTTGCCTCGATCAAGGAGGCCTTCCCGACTGCCGATCCCAAGCTCATCGGGCATGACAGCGCCTTCCCGGCGATGCTGAAATTCCTGCCGGTAGGCTTTATGGGCCTCATGGTTGGTGGTCTGATTGCGGCAAATTCCTCGACCATCCTGACGCACCTGAACTGGGGTGCCTCCTACCTCGTCCACGACTTCTACCGCCGCTTCATCAACACGACCGCAACGGAGAGGCACTACGTCAACGCCGGCCGCTTTTGCACGTTGTTGCTCTACGTGGTGGCGGCCTTGCTCAGCACCATCCTCACCTCGGCACAGGAAGCCTTCGAAATCCTCATCTCGATCGGTGCCGGCACCGGCCTGCTCTACATGCTCCGCTGGTTCTGGTGGCGCATCAATGCCTGGTGCGAGATCATCGCCATGGTCAGCTCGTTCCTCATCTCGGTGACGTTCTTCGTGATCAAGAAGCTTCACGCTGCGGGAACCATCGATCTTCAGGTTCCCTTTGCGCAGACCGTCATCATTTCGGTGGCCTTCACCACCATCTGCTGGGTGCTGGCGGCCTATTTTTGCCCGCAAACCGATAGGCAGACCCTTTTCTCCTTCTTCAAGAAGGTGCAGCCAGCGGGCCCGGGCTGGGATGCCATTCGCCGTGAGGCGGGCATGCCGGCGAGCGCCGTCAAGGAATCGGGCGACCACATGGGTCTCGCCACCGTCGGCTGGGTCTCCGGTTGCGCCGTGATCTGGTCGTCGCTCTTCGCCATCGGCAAGTTCCTCTACGGGCAGATGACCATGGCGTGGATCCTTACCGGGGTCTTCGTCGTCAGTGGCTTCGTCCTGCTCCAGGTGATCCGCCGACTCTGGCGCTAA
- the trpD gene encoding anthranilate phosphoribosyltransferase: MDALIHHLERKEELSPREITVAAELLLDPHAPDEKKAALLENLSKKGETPAEIAGFVEAFLEHAVDPHVGLLDLEGPTIDVCGTGGDKLNLFNVSTTAMFVVAATGAVVLKHGNRGITSKSGGADVLEALGIRIDLPPEGFRDCLEKAGVGFLFAPAYHPAFKAVANVRKQLAEKGVRTIFNLIGPLMNPAKPQCQLVGVFDSEMCPAFAEILQRLGRESAWAVHGTTGDGRCVDEVSLLGTTRICKAGLYQDLQDEEVRPHDFGMKLAAVEDLQGGDAEVNAAILESILAGKETGPKRDMVLLNAGTAIACCGLSDDIGDGIEIARRLIDDGSALDRLRLLQDVGKKG; encoded by the coding sequence GTGGACGCTTTGATTCATCATCTGGAACGGAAGGAGGAGCTCTCGCCCCGCGAGATCACTGTGGCTGCCGAGCTCCTGCTCGATCCCCACGCTCCGGACGAGAAGAAGGCCGCACTGCTCGAGAACCTCTCGAAAAAGGGCGAAACGCCCGCCGAGATTGCAGGATTTGTCGAAGCGTTCCTTGAGCACGCCGTGGATCCTCATGTCGGTCTGCTCGATCTCGAAGGGCCGACGATCGACGTCTGCGGGACCGGCGGCGACAAGCTGAACCTCTTTAACGTCTCCACCACCGCCATGTTCGTGGTTGCCGCGACCGGTGCGGTGGTTCTCAAGCACGGCAACCGCGGCATCACCTCGAAAAGCGGTGGCGCCGATGTCCTCGAAGCCCTCGGCATTCGCATTGACCTTCCCCCCGAGGGCTTCCGCGACTGCCTGGAGAAGGCCGGGGTCGGGTTCCTCTTCGCACCGGCCTATCACCCGGCTTTCAAGGCCGTGGCGAACGTCCGCAAGCAGCTCGCCGAAAAGGGCGTGCGCACCATCTTCAATCTCATCGGCCCGCTGATGAACCCGGCCAAGCCGCAGTGCCAACTCGTCGGCGTCTTCGACAGCGAAATGTGCCCGGCTTTTGCCGAGATCCTCCAGCGCCTCGGCCGCGAGAGCGCCTGGGCCGTCCACGGCACCACCGGCGACGGCCGCTGTGTCGATGAGGTCAGCCTGCTAGGCACCACCCGCATCTGCAAGGCGGGGCTCTATCAGGATCTCCAGGACGAGGAAGTTCGCCCGCACGACTTCGGCATGAAGCTCGCCGCGGTGGAAGACCTTCAAGGCGGCGACGCCGAGGTGAACGCCGCCATTCTGGAAAGCATCCTCGCCGGCAAGGAAACCGGTCCGAAGCGCGACATGGTCCTGCTCAACGCCGGCACCGCCATCGCTTGCTGCGGTCTGTCCGACGACATCGGGGATGGGATCGAGATCGCGAGGAGGTTGATTGATGATGGGAGTGCCTTGGATCGGCTGCGGTTGTTGCAGGATGTGGGGAAGAAGGGGTAG
- a CDS encoding type II toxin-antitoxin system RelE/ParE family toxin, translating into MELSIHPVAAKDARKIAGKYAGISEHLVSRFWNELDDALAEIKANPTRQHFDASGLRRVNLRKFPYHVLFEEHLDVIRVLVVRHDHRNPSYGLRRR; encoded by the coding sequence ATGGAACTCAGCATTCATCCCGTTGCGGCAAAGGACGCGCGGAAGATCGCCGGCAAGTACGCCGGGATCTCGGAACATTTGGTTTCACGATTCTGGAATGAACTGGACGACGCTCTCGCTGAGATCAAGGCCAATCCAACTCGACAGCACTTCGATGCTTCGGGGTTGCGCCGCGTCAATTTGCGGAAGTTCCCCTATCACGTCCTGTTCGAGGAGCATCTCGATGTGATCCGGGTCTTGGTCGTCCGTCACGACCACCGAAATCCATCCTACGGACTTAGACGCAGGTGA
- a CDS encoding addiction module protein, translating to MSQVSEIRQAASKLSIQERAELAVFLLEDLDDSPHSVSDEEVLRRRDEMASGAVTGLTMEEFRKACGR from the coding sequence ATGTCGCAGGTTAGTGAGATCCGTCAGGCAGCCTCGAAGCTCTCAATACAAGAGCGCGCGGAATTGGCCGTATTTCTATTGGAAGACCTTGATGACTCGCCTCATTCGGTGAGCGACGAAGAAGTCCTCCGTCGTCGCGACGAAATGGCCTCCGGCGCGGTGACCGGACTGACCATGGAAGAGTTCCGCAAAGCGTGTGGCCGTTGA
- the polX gene encoding DNA polymerase/3'-5' exonuclease PolX yields the protein MSVTRERLVEVLEEIALLLEIQGENPFKIRAYRQGAEVVSGYDGDIVALARDNKLEGIKGLGDALRDKLHELATTGELEFHKKLRVGYPDSFFDLFELDGLGPKKIAVLNRELKVDSIITLKAACDAGIVAGLPGFGAKTQAKILESLARRVQAAEAFRLDIAVQAAEGILEILRMHPEVLRASVAGSTRRSKEIVRDLDFIVATPKPAELTAFFATQEFAKEVIAQGDTKCSIRLESGMQCDLRAVSNDQYPFALFYFTGSKEHNVAIRSRALKKGWSLNEYAFTGENVPVIRDEADIYRALGLDFVPPELRENRGEIEAADEGTLPRLLEWENLRGTFHNHTTESDGKASLHAMAEGARELGLQYLGIADHSKSSPQANGLSVERLAAQVETIAAWNREHGGKQFRLFAGSEVDILKSGALDFDDDLLATLDFAVASVHNALTLEEDEMTKRIIKAMENPYITMLGHLTGRLLLRRDGYAVNHEKIIDCAAETRTVIELNCNPKRFDMDWRWWHRARDKGVLCSINPDAHSVNQLQFLRFGASVARKGWVRREDVVNTKTLAEMEAWLKLPKGKR from the coding sequence ATGTCCGTCACCCGTGAGCGCCTGGTCGAGGTTCTGGAAGAGATCGCCCTGCTGCTGGAGATCCAAGGGGAAAACCCGTTCAAGATCCGCGCCTACCGCCAGGGCGCCGAGGTCGTGTCCGGCTACGACGGCGACATCGTGGCGCTGGCCCGCGACAACAAGCTCGAAGGGATCAAGGGCCTCGGCGATGCCTTGCGCGACAAGCTCCACGAACTCGCCACCACCGGCGAACTGGAGTTCCACAAGAAGCTGCGGGTCGGCTATCCGGATTCGTTCTTCGACCTGTTCGAGCTCGATGGCCTCGGCCCGAAGAAGATCGCCGTGCTGAATCGCGAGCTGAAGGTCGATTCGATCATCACTCTGAAGGCCGCCTGCGACGCGGGAATCGTTGCCGGTCTGCCGGGATTCGGTGCCAAGACCCAGGCGAAGATCCTGGAGTCCCTCGCGCGCCGCGTGCAAGCGGCCGAGGCGTTCCGGCTCGATATCGCCGTTCAGGCGGCGGAGGGCATTCTGGAAATTCTGCGCATGCACCCCGAGGTGCTGCGAGCCTCGGTCGCCGGCTCGACCCGGCGGTCGAAGGAGATCGTGCGGGACCTCGACTTCATCGTCGCCACGCCGAAGCCGGCGGAGCTGACGGCCTTCTTCGCGACGCAGGAGTTTGCCAAGGAAGTCATCGCGCAAGGCGACACCAAGTGCTCGATCAGGCTCGAAAGCGGCATGCAGTGCGACCTTCGCGCGGTGTCGAACGACCAGTATCCCTTCGCCCTCTTCTACTTCACCGGCAGCAAGGAGCACAACGTGGCGATTCGCTCGCGGGCGCTGAAGAAAGGCTGGTCGCTCAACGAATACGCCTTCACCGGCGAGAACGTGCCGGTGATCCGCGACGAGGCGGATATCTATCGGGCGCTCGGGCTTGATTTCGTCCCGCCCGAACTGCGCGAGAACCGCGGCGAGATCGAGGCGGCCGATGAAGGCACGCTGCCACGTTTGTTAGAGTGGGAGAACCTGCGGGGCACCTTTCACAACCACACCACCGAATCCGACGGCAAGGCCTCGCTGCACGCGATGGCCGAAGGCGCGCGGGAACTAGGCCTGCAGTACTTGGGCATCGCCGATCACTCGAAGTCCTCCCCGCAAGCGAACGGGCTAAGCGTGGAGCGACTGGCAGCGCAGGTCGAAACGATCGCCGCGTGGAATCGAGAACACGGCGGCAAGCAATTCCGGCTCTTCGCCGGCTCGGAGGTGGACATCCTGAAAAGCGGTGCGCTCGACTTCGACGACGACCTGTTAGCCACGCTCGATTTCGCCGTCGCCTCGGTTCACAATGCTCTGACGCTCGAAGAAGATGAGATGACGAAGCGGATCATCAAGGCGATGGAGAACCCCTACATCACCATGCTCGGCCACCTCACCGGGCGCTTGCTGCTGCGCCGCGACGGCTACGCGGTGAACCACGAGAAGATCATCGATTGCGCTGCCGAGACCCGTACCGTCATCGAACTGAACTGCAACCCCAAGCGCTTCGACATGGACTGGCGCTGGTGGCACCGCGCCCGCGACAAGGGCGTGCTCTGCTCGATCAATCCCGACGCCCACTCGGTGAACCAACTCCAGTTCCTCCGCTTCGGCGCCAGCGTGGCAAGGAAAGGCTGGGTGCGGCGCGAGGACGTGGTGAACACGAAGACACTGGCAGAGATGGAGGCATGGTTGAAGTTGCCGAAGGGAAAGAGGTGA